In one Desulfoferula mesophila genomic region, the following are encoded:
- the acpP gene encoding acyl carrier protein — MDDIKAKVKEIICEQLSVAPEDVVPEASFVDDLGADSLDLVEMIMAMEEAFDVSIADEDAEKIKTVQDAWNYIEQLKQ; from the coding sequence ATGGACGACATCAAGGCAAAAGTCAAAGAGATAATCTGCGAGCAGCTTTCCGTGGCCCCCGAGGACGTCGTGCCCGAGGCTTCCTTTGTCGACGACCTGGGCGCCGATTCTCTGGACCTGGTGGAAATGATTATGGCCATGGAAGAGGCCTTTGACGTGTCCATCGCCGACGAGGACGCCGAGAAGATCAAGACCGTCCAGGACGCTTGGAACTACATCGAGCAGCTTAAGCAATAG
- the fabF gene encoding beta-ketoacyl-ACP synthase II — MQRRVVVTGLGLVTPLGTGVEKSWEGLKAGKSGIGPITRFDASSFKTQIAGEVHDFDPEEWVPKKKIRRLDPFIHFAIGAARMAWAMAGMPEVLDEERSPRAGCVLGVGLGGLVTLEETIRMTEHQGFNRVSPFFIPKLIGNMAPGEVSMIHNLKGPNTCVCTACAAGTHAVGEAMKMIQRGVADIMVCGGAEVVCTATTLAGFGAARALSTRNNEPTRASRPFDAQRDGFIMSEGSGVLVLEDLESAKARGANILAELVGYGLSADAYHMTAPDPSAMGFVRCMKMALDDAGVAPEDVDYINAHGTSTDLNDATETKAIKILFGDYAYKVAISSTKSMLGHMLGATGGVEAAIAVLALRDQIMPPTVNYENPDPECDLDYVPNQAREGKINTVLSNSFGFGGTNASVLFKTYQP; from the coding sequence GTGCAGCGTAGGGTCGTGGTAACTGGATTGGGGCTGGTGACTCCCTTGGGCACCGGCGTGGAAAAGAGTTGGGAAGGGCTCAAGGCCGGCAAGAGCGGCATTGGTCCCATCACCCGCTTCGATGCGTCTTCTTTCAAGACCCAGATAGCCGGCGAAGTCCACGACTTCGACCCGGAAGAATGGGTGCCCAAGAAGAAGATACGTCGGCTCGATCCCTTCATCCATTTCGCCATCGGCGCCGCGCGCATGGCCTGGGCCATGGCCGGGATGCCCGAGGTCCTGGACGAGGAAAGGTCTCCCAGGGCGGGATGTGTCTTGGGAGTGGGGCTGGGAGGCCTGGTCACCCTGGAAGAAACCATCCGCATGACCGAGCACCAGGGCTTCAACCGGGTGAGCCCCTTCTTCATCCCCAAGCTCATCGGCAACATGGCCCCCGGCGAAGTGTCCATGATCCACAACCTCAAGGGACCCAACACCTGCGTGTGCACCGCCTGCGCCGCCGGAACCCACGCGGTGGGCGAGGCCATGAAGATGATCCAGCGGGGCGTGGCCGACATCATGGTCTGCGGTGGCGCAGAGGTGGTGTGCACCGCCACCACCCTGGCCGGTTTCGGGGCCGCCCGGGCGCTCAGCACCCGCAACAACGAGCCCACCAGGGCCAGCCGCCCCTTCGACGCCCAGCGCGACGGCTTCATCATGTCCGAGGGGTCGGGCGTGCTGGTATTGGAAGACCTGGAGAGCGCCAAGGCGCGTGGGGCCAACATCCTGGCCGAGCTGGTGGGGTACGGCCTCAGCGCCGACGCCTACCACATGACCGCTCCCGACCCCAGCGCCATGGGCTTCGTGCGCTGCATGAAGATGGCCCTGGACGACGCGGGAGTGGCTCCCGAGGACGTGGACTACATCAACGCCCACGGAACTTCCACCGATCTCAACGACGCCACCGAGACCAAGGCCATCAAGATTCTCTTCGGGGACTACGCCTACAAGGTGGCCATAAGCAGCACCAAGAGCATGCTGGGACACATGTTGGGCGCCACCGGCGGGGTGGAGGCGGCCATCGCCGTCCTGGCCCTGCGCGACCAGATCATGCCGCCCACGGTCAATTATGAGAACCCCGATCCCGAGTGCGACCTGGACTACGTGCCCAACCAGGCTCGGGAAGGCAAGATTAACACCGTACTGAGCAATTCCTTCGGCTTCGGCGGCACCAACGCCAGCGTGTTGTTCAAGACCTACCAGCCCTAG